The nucleotide sequence CTGTTCGGGCGTGGCCTGCTTCAGGCCCACGTAGAAGGCGATGGAATCGCGCTCGAGGCCGATGGCGTAGCGGAGGACCTTATCCAGGGATTCCTTCCCGGTGAGCGTGTCGGCCGGCTCGACCCGGACGTCGAAGACGTAGCCGCCGGCCATGGCCTGGAGGTAAAGGACGGCCTGGTTGTCCGGATCGAAAATGGTGGCCGTCCGGTCCTTCTTCGTCAGCTTCTCCCGCAGCTCGCGGAAGGTTTTCCCGTGCTCGTCCTCCATGGCGGCCAGGTCTTGGAGCATGTCTTTCGTCGGGGCGTCCTCGAAGCCCAGAGC is from bacterium and encodes:
- a CDS encoding ferritin family protein → MSITKFSADEIYELAEQIERNGAAFYRKAALGFEDAPTKDMLQDLAAMEDEHGKTFRELREKLTKKDRTATIFDPDNQAVLYLQAMAGGYVFDVRVEPADTLTGKESLDKVLRYAIGLERDSIAFYVGLKQATPEQWGRDKIDWIIGEEIGHVNTLSARLAGIR